The Corvus moneduloides isolate bCorMon1 chromosome 18, bCorMon1.pri, whole genome shotgun sequence genome window below encodes:
- the ESS2 gene encoding splicing factor ESS-2 homolog, translating to MEAIPLPVASPGALVPAAAAAPAAVTGKEVVSLAPRHPKKILDEEAYIESLEKIIQRDFFPDVEKLRAQKEYLEAEENGDLEKMRQIAIKFGSSLSKSSRDTPAPYVTPATFETPEVHPGGLPVGNKSKAGIKTAEEGEAEKDDKDALPSLDTFLAKHTSEDNASFEQIMEVAKEKEKVKHAWLYSAEEEYTQRQNENLALPSAEQQALENVKAGLDTWEYTARNTLMYYPTGVPDESDVFKKPREVVHRNTRFVKDPFSQAVSKSQLQQAAALNAQYKQGKVGPDGKELIPQDSPKVNGYGFVATPSPAPGVNESPFMTWGEIESTPLRLEGSERPYVDRTPGPAFKILEPGRRERLGLKMANEVAAKNRAKKQEALRKVTENLASLTPKGLSPAMSPALQRLVNRTASKYTDKALRASYTPSPAHTGTPGYKTPASGPQTPQSTPQSRTVSQTPVSQDTTSITDNLLQLPKRRKASDFF from the exons ATGGAAGCGATTCCGCTGCCCGTGGCCTCTCCCGGCGCCCTAGTGCCAGCTGCCgccgcggcccccgccgccgTGACGGGGAAGGAGGTGGTGTCGCTGGCCCCGAGGCACCCGAAGAAGATCCTGGATGAGGAGGCCTATATCGAG AGCTTAGAGAAAATCATCCAGCGAGACTTTTTTCCCGATGTGGAGAAGTTGCGAGCACAGAAGGAGTATCTGGAGGCTGAAGAAAATGGCGACTTGGAGAAAATGAGACAAATTGCTATCAAGTTTGGCTCTTCTTTGAGCAAATCGTCGAGGGACACACCTGCACCCT atgtTACCCCAGCCACGTTTGAAACCCCAGAAGTGCATCCAGGTGGCCTTCCGGTGGGAAATAAATCTAAAGCTGGCATCAAGACTGCAGAAGAAG gagaagcagaaaaagatgaTAAAgatgctctgcccagcctggacACCTTCTTAGCAAAGCACACGAGTGAGGATAATGCTTCGTTTGAGCAGATCATGGAAGTGGccaaagagaaggagaaagtcAAGCACGCCTGGCTGTACAGCGCAGAGGAGGAGTACACCCAG CGACAAAATGAAAACCTGGCACTTCCTTCAGCCGAGCAGCAAGCTCTGGAGAACGTGAAAGCTGGACTGGATACCTGGGAATACACGGCTCGAAACACCCTCATGTATTACCCAACAG gtGTACCTGATGAGAGTGATGTCTTTAAGAAACCCAGGGAAGTTGTGCATCGAAACACCCGTTTTGTGAAGGACCCTTTCAGCCAAGCTGTGAGCAAATCACAGCTCCAACAAGCTGCAGCCCTCAATGCTCAG tacaaACAGGGCAAAGTGGGACCCGATGGGAAAGAACTGATACCCCAAGATTCTCCAAAAGTGAACGGATATGGATTTGTGGCAAccccctctcctgctccag GTGTGAATGAGTCGCCTTTTATGACATGGGGTGAAATTGAAAGCACCCCTTTGCGTCTGGAAGGGTCAGAAAGACCATATGTGGACAGAACACCTGGACCAGCTTTCAAG ATCCTGGAGCCCGGGCGCCGTGAGCGGTTAGGACTCAAGATGGCCAATGAAGTGGCAGCTAAAAACCGAGCAAAGAAGCAGGAGGCACTTCGAAAAGTGACAGAAAACTTGGCCAG CCTTACTCCAAAAGGACTAAGCCCAGCAATGTCACCCGCTTTGCAAAGACTTGTAAACAGGACTGCAAGTAAATACACTGACAAAGCCCTGCGAGCCAGCTAcactccctccccagcccacacAGGAACTCCTGGTTACAAGACCCCGGCCAGTGGGCCTCAAACCCCCCAGAGCACCCCACAGTCTAGGACAGTATCTCAGACACCAGTATCTCAGGATACTACATCCATCACGGACAATTTACTGCAGCTTCCCAAAAGAAGAAAGGCATCTGATTTCTTCTGA
- the GSC2 gene encoding homeobox protein goosecoid-2: protein MSSEPGADADASRRGLKKPRPFSIEDILSSPVEKSPRVLVPLCLRSILDCTPKQLCELETIPASSLQEEEEEEEEEELEGTGCNCCCCSHTSGRSLQDLPGWLDARFPWPMRLFHPAVRVCKSPQEKSSELQTFHQIQRRTRRHRTIFTEDQLQALETLFHQNQYPDVVTREHLANRIHLKEERVEVWFKNRRAKWRHQKRATASALILQGPKQPPKESC, encoded by the exons atgTCTTCAGAGCCAGGGGCAGATGCTGACGCCAGCAGGAGAGGCCTGAAGAAGCCACGTCCGTTCAGCATCGAGGACATCCTCTCCAGCCCCGTGGAGAAGAGCCCCCGGGTCTTGGTGCCACTGTGCCTACGGAGCATCTTGGACTGCACACCCAAGCAGCTGTGTGAGCTGGAGACCatcccagccagctccctgcaggaggaggaggaggaggaagaggaggaagagctggaagggacaggctgcaactgctgctgctgttctcacACGAGCGGCCGTTCACTGCAGGACCTGCCGGGGTGGCTGG ATGCCCGGTTCCCCTGGCCCATGCGGCTCTTCCACCCAGCAGTCAGGGTCTGTAAGAGTCCCCAAGAGAAGTCAAGCGAGCTGCAGACCTTCCACCAGATCCAGCGCCGGACACGCCGGCACCGCACCATCTTCACCGAGGACCAGCTGCAGGCCCTGGAGACGCTTTTCCATCAGAACCAGTACCCGGACGTTGTCACCCGCGAGCACCTGGCAAACCGCATTCACCTGAAGGAGGAGAGGGTAGAG GTTTGGTTTAAAAACCGTCGGGCGAAGTGGCGGCATCAGAAGAGGGCGACTGCCTCAGCACTGATCCTTCAGGGCCCCAAGCAGCCCCCCAAGGAGAGCTGTTAG